From the Ascaphus truei isolate aAscTru1 chromosome 15, aAscTru1.hap1, whole genome shotgun sequence genome, one window contains:
- the EDN3 gene encoding endothelin-3, translating into MELRVLILLGLTITSDTGFALASLSQPTGGKVNPHLREGARKGGRGEKAEGTTLLQPGGSLPLGAESPGPQGPPIPGYEQRNLTSHPDPDPGEAHRREKRCTCYSYRDKECVYYCHLDIIWINTPE; encoded by the exons ATGGAGCTGAGAGTATTAATTCTGTTGGGACTTACTATTACTTCTGACACAG GCTTTGCTCTGGCTTCCCTGTCCCAGCCAACAGGGGGCAAAGTGAACCCCCACCTGAGAGAAGGGGCAAGAAAAggaggcaggggggagaaggcGGAAGGGACCACCCTACTGCAGCCTGGGGGGTCTCTGCCCCTAGGAGCAGAATCCCCAGGTCCCCAGGGCCCCCCGATCCCTGGATATGAGCAGAGGAATCTCACATCCCACCCGGATCCCGACCCTGGAGAGGCTCACAGGCGAGAGAAGCGGTGCACGTGCTACAGCTACAGAGATAAGGAGTGTGTGTACTACTGTCACCTGGACATCATATGGATCAACACCCCTGAGTAA